Proteins from a genomic interval of Pseudomonas anuradhapurensis:
- the uppS gene encoding polyprenyl diphosphate synthase, whose product MEKTKPAVPSTVPRHVAIIMDGNNRWAKKRLLPGVAGHKAGVDAVRAVIEVCAESGVEVLTLFAFSSENWQRPAEEVGALMELFFSALRREARRLNENNISLRIIGDRSRFHPELQAAMREAEALTAGNNRFILQIAANYGGQWDIAQAAQRLAREVQAGHLRPEDITPGLLQACLATGELPLPDLCIRTGGEHRISNFLLWQLAYAELYFSDLYWPDFKHEAMRNALADFASRQRRFGKTSEQVEAGARA is encoded by the coding sequence ATGGAAAAGACCAAGCCAGCGGTGCCGTCCACGGTGCCGCGTCATGTCGCGATCATCATGGATGGCAACAACCGCTGGGCGAAAAAACGCCTGCTGCCCGGCGTTGCCGGGCACAAGGCGGGTGTCGACGCCGTTCGCGCGGTCATCGAAGTGTGTGCCGAATCCGGGGTCGAGGTGCTGACCCTGTTCGCGTTCTCCAGCGAGAATTGGCAGCGCCCCGCCGAAGAGGTCGGTGCGCTGATGGAGCTGTTCTTCTCGGCCCTGCGTCGCGAGGCCAGGCGGTTGAACGAGAACAACATCAGCCTGCGTATCATCGGTGACCGTTCGCGTTTCCACCCGGAGCTGCAGGCTGCCATGCGCGAGGCCGAGGCACTGACCGCCGGCAACAACCGTTTCATCCTGCAGATCGCGGCCAATTATGGTGGCCAGTGGGACATCGCCCAGGCCGCCCAGCGGCTGGCGCGGGAAGTGCAAGCCGGGCACCTGCGCCCGGAGGACATCACCCCGGGCCTGCTGCAGGCGTGCCTGGCAACCGGCGAGCTGCCGCTGCCGGACCTGTGCATCCGCACTGGTGGTGAGCACCGCATCAGCAACTTCCTGCTGTGGCAGCTGGCCTACGCCGAGTTGTATTTCTCCGACCTGTACTGGCCGGACTTCAAACACGAGGCCATGCGCAACGCCCTGGCCGATTTCGCTTCGCGCCAGCGCCGCTTCGGTAAGACCAGCGAGCAGGTCGAGGCTGGAGCTCGTGCTTAA
- a CDS encoding phosphatidate cytidylyltransferase encodes MLKQRIITALILLPIALGGFFLLNGGDFALFIGFVVTLGAWEWARLAGLMAQPLRIAYAVVVAGALMLLYILPELAPWVLGAAVIWWGLATWLVLTYPRSSELWASAACRLLIGLLVLLPAWQGLVLLKHWSLGNWLILSVMVLVWAADIGAYFSGRAFGKRKLAPQVSPGKSWEGVYGGLAVSLAITAVVGISRDWSVGQILLGLLGAALVVMSSVVGDLTESMFKRRSGIKDSSNLLPGHGGVLDRIDSLTAAIPIFAVLLWAAEWGVM; translated from the coding sequence ATGCTTAAACAACGCATCATTACCGCGCTGATCCTGCTGCCGATCGCGCTGGGTGGCTTCTTCCTGCTCAATGGCGGGGATTTCGCCCTGTTCATCGGCTTTGTGGTAACCCTCGGCGCCTGGGAGTGGGCACGCCTGGCCGGGCTGATGGCCCAGCCGCTGCGCATCGCCTATGCCGTGGTGGTCGCCGGGGCGCTGATGCTGCTGTATATCCTCCCCGAGCTGGCGCCCTGGGTGCTCGGCGCTGCGGTGATCTGGTGGGGGCTGGCCACCTGGCTGGTGCTGACCTACCCGCGCAGCAGCGAGCTGTGGGCCAGTGCCGCCTGCCGGCTGCTGATCGGCCTGCTGGTGCTGCTGCCGGCCTGGCAGGGCCTGGTGCTGCTCAAGCACTGGTCGCTGGGTAACTGGCTGATCCTGTCGGTCATGGTGCTGGTATGGGCCGCCGATATTGGTGCGTATTTCTCCGGTCGTGCCTTTGGCAAGCGCAAGCTGGCCCCGCAGGTCAGCCCGGGCAAGAGCTGGGAAGGCGTGTATGGCGGCCTGGCGGTCAGTCTGGCGATCACGGCGGTGGTCGGCATCAGCCGCGACTGGAGCGTCGGGCAGATCCTGCTGGGCCTGCTGGGTGCCGCGCTGGTGGTCATGTCGTCGGTGGTCGGTGACCTGACCGAAAGCATGTTCAAGCGCCGTTCCGGCATCAAGGACAGCAGCAACCTGCTGCCCGGCCATGGCGGGGTGCTGGACCGCATCGACAGCCTGACGGCTGCCATCCCGATTTTCGCCGTGCTGTTGTGGGCTGCGGAATGGGGTGTGATGTGA
- the ispC gene encoding 1-deoxy-D-xylulose-5-phosphate reductoisomerase: MSRPQRITVLGATGSIGLSTLDVIARHPDRYQVFALSGYSRIDELLALCLRHRPAFAVVPVAEAAVRLREGLAAAGCATEVLEGEAGLCQVACAAEVDAVMAAIVGAAGLRPTLAAVEAGKKVLLANKEALVMSGALFMDAVRRSGAVLLPIDSEHNAIFQCMPGDYARGLNAVGVRRILLTASGGPFRETPVEALLDVTPEQACAHPNWSMGRKISVDSASMMNKGLELIEACWLFDAAPAKVEVVVHPQSVIHSLVDYVDGSVLAQLGNPDMRTPIANALAWPERIDSGVAPLDLFAIARLDFQAPDEQRFPCLRLARQAAEAGNSAPAVLNAANEVAVEAFLQRRIRFPEIARMIEQVLDQEPVVPLPSLDAVFAADQRARELSREWLRRHAR, encoded by the coding sequence GTGAGCCGTCCGCAGCGCATTACCGTGCTCGGCGCCACTGGCTCCATCGGCCTGAGCACGCTGGATGTCATCGCGCGCCATCCCGACCGCTATCAGGTGTTCGCCCTGAGCGGCTATTCGCGTATCGACGAGTTGCTGGCCTTGTGTTTGCGCCATCGCCCGGCGTTTGCCGTGGTGCCGGTGGCCGAGGCGGCCGTGCGTCTGCGCGAAGGCCTGGCTGCGGCGGGTTGCGCCACCGAGGTGCTGGAAGGCGAGGCCGGGCTGTGCCAGGTGGCTTGCGCGGCGGAAGTCGACGCCGTGATGGCGGCCATCGTCGGTGCTGCCGGCTTGCGTCCCACCCTGGCCGCGGTCGAGGCGGGCAAGAAGGTGCTGCTGGCCAACAAGGAGGCGCTGGTGATGTCCGGCGCGCTGTTCATGGACGCGGTGCGCCGCAGTGGCGCTGTGCTGCTGCCGATCGACAGCGAGCACAACGCGATCTTCCAGTGCATGCCGGGTGACTATGCGCGTGGCCTGAATGCCGTCGGCGTGCGCCGGATCCTGCTGACCGCCTCGGGTGGCCCGTTCCGCGAAACGCCCGTCGAGGCGCTGCTGGATGTCACCCCGGAGCAGGCCTGCGCGCACCCCAACTGGTCCATGGGGCGCAAGATTTCGGTGGATTCCGCCAGCATGATGAACAAGGGCCTGGAGCTGATCGAGGCCTGCTGGCTGTTCGATGCGGCGCCGGCCAAGGTCGAGGTGGTGGTGCATCCGCAAAGCGTGATCCACTCCCTGGTGGACTACGTGGACGGCTCGGTACTGGCGCAGCTGGGTAACCCGGACATGCGCACGCCGATTGCCAATGCCCTGGCCTGGCCCGAGCGGATCGACTCCGGGGTGGCCCCGCTGGACCTGTTCGCCATCGCCCGTCTGGATTTCCAGGCGCCCGACGAACAGCGCTTCCCTTGCCTGCGCCTGGCGCGGCAGGCTGCCGAGGCCGGCAACAGCGCGCCAGCCGTGCTCAATGCCGCCAACGAAGTCGCGGTCGAGGCATTTCTCCAACGGCGTATCCGCTTCCCGGAGATCGCGCGTATGATCGAACAGGTGCTCGATCAGGAGCCCGTCGTGCCGCTGCCGTCGCTGGACGCGGTGTTCGCCGCCGACCAGCGTGCCCGGGAGCTTTCCCGTGAATGGCTGAGGCGCCACGCTCGCTGA
- the rseP gene encoding RIP metalloprotease RseP → MTALYMIIGTLVALGVLVTFHEFGHFWVARRCGVKVLRFSVGFGTPLLRWHDRHGTEFVVAAIPLGGYVKMLDEREGEVPPALLDQAFNRKSVRQRIAIVAAGPVANFLLAILFFWVLAMLGTQQVRPVIGAVEAGSLAASAGLTAGQEIVSIDGKPTNGWSAVNLQLVRRLGESGTLQVGVRDEGATAERQLQVKLDSWLKGADEPDPIQSLGLQPWRPAIVPVLAEIDPKGPAAAAGLKTGDKLLALDGIAVNEWQQVVDAVRARPQAKVVVRVERDGAALELPVTLARKGEGKAAGGYLGAGVKAGEWPASMLREVSYGPLDAVGEGLSRTWNMSVLTLESLKKMLFGELSVKNLSGPITIAKVAGASAQSGVGDFLNFLAYLSISLGVLNLLPIPVLDGGHLLFYLVEWARGRPLSDRVQGWGVQIGISLVIGVMLLALINDLGRL, encoded by the coding sequence ATGACAGCGCTCTACATGATTATCGGCACCCTCGTGGCCTTGGGGGTGCTGGTCACCTTCCATGAATTCGGCCACTTCTGGGTGGCACGTCGCTGCGGGGTCAAGGTGCTGCGCTTCTCGGTGGGCTTCGGCACGCCGTTGCTGCGCTGGCATGATCGCCATGGCACCGAGTTCGTGGTCGCAGCGATTCCGCTGGGTGGCTACGTCAAGATGCTCGACGAACGCGAGGGCGAGGTGCCGCCGGCGCTGCTCGACCAGGCGTTCAACCGCAAGTCCGTGCGCCAGCGCATCGCCATCGTCGCGGCCGGCCCGGTGGCCAACTTCCTGCTGGCCATCCTGTTCTTCTGGGTGCTGGCGATGCTGGGTACCCAGCAGGTCCGTCCGGTGATCGGCGCCGTCGAAGCGGGCAGCCTGGCAGCATCGGCAGGCCTGACCGCAGGTCAGGAAATCGTCTCCATCGATGGCAAGCCGACCAATGGCTGGTCGGCGGTCAACCTGCAGCTGGTCCGGCGCCTGGGCGAGAGCGGCACCCTGCAGGTGGGCGTACGCGACGAGGGCGCCACTGCCGAGCGCCAGCTGCAGGTGAAACTGGACAGCTGGCTCAAGGGGGCCGACGAACCGGACCCGATCCAGTCCCTCGGCCTGCAGCCCTGGCGCCCGGCGATCGTGCCGGTGCTGGCCGAAATCGATCCGAAGGGGCCGGCTGCTGCTGCCGGCCTGAAAACCGGTGACAAGCTGCTGGCCCTCGACGGTATTGCCGTGAACGAGTGGCAGCAGGTGGTCGATGCCGTGCGCGCCCGCCCGCAAGCCAAGGTCGTGGTGCGTGTCGAGCGTGACGGCGCTGCCCTGGAGCTGCCGGTGACCCTGGCGCGCAAGGGCGAGGGCAAGGCTGCTGGCGGCTATCTTGGTGCCGGGGTAAAAGCTGGCGAGTGGCCTGCCAGCATGCTCCGCGAAGTCAGCTACGGCCCGCTGGACGCGGTGGGTGAGGGCTTGTCGCGGACCTGGAACATGAGCGTCCTGACCCTTGAATCGCTGAAGAAAATGCTGTTCGGGGAGCTCTCGGTAAAAAACTTGAGTGGACCGATAACCATTGCTAAAGTGGCGGGCGCTTCAGCCCAGTCCGGCGTGGGGGATTTCCTGAATTTCCTGGCCTACCTGAGCATAAGCCTGGGGGTTCTTAACCTGCTGCCCATCCCGGTTCTGGATGGGGGGCATTTGCTGTTTTACCTGGTCGAGTGGGCGCGCGGTCGTCCGCTGTCGGATCGGGTGCAAGGTTGGGGGGTCCAGATCGGTATCAGTTTGGTCATAGGGGTGATGTTGCTCGCCCTGATCAACGATCTGGGTCGACTATAA
- the bamA gene encoding outer membrane protein assembly factor BamA produces MKRLLLTAVMSALMIAEVHAESFTISDIRVNGLQRVSAGSVFGALPLNVGDQADDRRLVESTRSLFKTGFFQDIQLNRDGNVLIINVVERPSVSSIEIEGNKAISTEDLMKGLKQSGLAEGEIFQRATLEGVRNELQRQYVAQGRYSAEVDAEVVPQPRNRVALKIKINEGTVAAIQHINIVGNNVFDDETLAQLFELKTTNWLSFFKNDDKYAREKLSGDLERLRSYYLDRGYINMDIASTQVSITPDKKHVYITVNINEGEKYTVRDVKLSGDLKVPEDQVKSLLLVQPGQVFSRKVMTTTSDLITRRLGNEGYTFANVNGVPKPNDEDHTVDIMFVVDPGKRAYVNRINYRGNTKTEDEVLRREMRQMEGGWASTYLIDQSKTRLERLGFFKEVNVETPPVPGTDDQVDVNYSVEEQASGSITASVGFAQSAGLILGGSISQSNFLGTGNKVSIGLTRSEYQTRYNFGFVDPYFTADGVSLGYNAFYRSTDYDDLDVDVASYAVDSYGAGVSLGYPISETSRLTYGLSVQQDKIKTGKYTVDEIFDFLEQEGDSFLNFKASIGWSESTLNKGVLATRGHSQSLTLESTVPGSDLSFFKLDYRGQLFKPITNDYTLRLHTELGYGDGYGSTSGLPFYENYFAGGFNSVRGFKDSSLGPRSTPSDGTRPGTIKDPDQDPLPFGGNVLVQGGVELLFPLPFVKDQRSLRTSVFWDVGNVFDTNCGNQPDCEKVGFSGMASSVGLGVTWITALGPLSFSLAMPVKKPDDADTQVFQFSLGQTF; encoded by the coding sequence ATGAAACGTCTGCTGCTAACTGCGGTCATGTCCGCACTGATGATCGCTGAAGTTCACGCCGAGTCCTTCACCATCTCCGATATCCGCGTCAACGGCCTGCAGCGGGTTTCCGCCGGCAGTGTGTTCGGTGCGCTGCCGCTGAACGTCGGTGACCAGGCCGATGACCGCCGCCTGGTGGAATCGACCCGTTCGCTGTTCAAGACCGGCTTCTTCCAGGACATCCAGCTGAACCGCGATGGCAATGTCCTGATCATCAACGTGGTTGAGCGCCCATCGGTATCGAGCATCGAGATCGAAGGCAACAAGGCGATCAGCACCGAAGACCTGATGAAGGGCCTGAAGCAATCCGGCCTGGCCGAAGGCGAGATCTTCCAGCGCGCCACCCTCGAAGGCGTGCGTAACGAACTGCAGCGTCAGTATGTGGCCCAGGGCCGCTACTCGGCCGAAGTCGACGCCGAGGTGGTGCCGCAGCCGCGCAACCGTGTGGCGCTGAAGATCAAGATCAACGAAGGCACCGTCGCCGCCATCCAGCACATCAACATCGTTGGCAACAACGTGTTCGACGACGAGACCCTGGCGCAGCTGTTCGAGCTGAAGACCACCAACTGGCTGTCGTTCTTCAAGAACGACGACAAGTATGCCCGCGAAAAACTCTCCGGTGACCTGGAACGCCTGCGTTCCTACTACCTGGACCGTGGCTACATCAACATGGACATCGCCTCCACCCAGGTGTCCATCACGCCGGACAAGAAGCACGTCTACATCACCGTCAACATCAACGAGGGCGAGAAGTACACCGTCCGCGACGTGAAGCTGTCGGGTGACCTGAAGGTGCCGGAAGACCAGGTCAAGTCGCTGCTGCTGGTGCAGCCAGGCCAGGTATTCTCGCGCAAGGTGATGACCACCACTTCCGACCTGATTACCCGTCGTCTGGGTAACGAGGGCTATACCTTCGCCAACGTCAACGGCGTGCCGAAGCCGAACGATGAAGACCACACCGTCGACATCATGTTCGTGGTCGACCCGGGCAAGCGTGCCTACGTCAACCGCATCAACTATCGCGGCAACACCAAGACCGAAGACGAAGTGCTGCGCCGCGAAATGCGCCAGATGGAAGGTGGCTGGGCCTCGACCTACCTGATCGACCAGTCCAAGACCCGCCTGGAGCGCCTGGGCTTCTTCAAGGAAGTCAACGTCGAGACGCCGCCGGTGCCGGGCACCGATGACCAGGTCGATGTCAACTACAGCGTGGAAGAGCAGGCTTCCGGCTCGATCACCGCCAGCGTCGGTTTCGCCCAGAGCGCCGGCCTGATCCTCGGTGGTTCGATCAGCCAGAGCAACTTCCTCGGTACCGGTAACAAGGTGTCGATCGGCCTGACCCGTTCGGAATACCAGACCCGCTACAACTTCGGCTTCGTCGACCCCTACTTCACTGCCGATGGCGTGAGCCTGGGCTACAACGCCTTCTACCGCAGCACCGACTACGATGACCTCGACGTCGACGTGGCCAGCTATGCGGTGGACAGCTACGGTGCCGGCGTCAGCCTGGGCTACCCGATCAGCGAAACCTCGCGCCTGACCTATGGCCTGAGCGTGCAGCAGGACAAGATCAAGACCGGCAAGTACACCGTCGACGAGATCTTCGACTTCCTCGAACAGGAAGGCGACAGCTTCCTCAACTTCAAGGCCTCGATCGGCTGGTCGGAATCGACCCTGAACAAAGGCGTGCTGGCGACCCGTGGTCACTCGCAAAGCCTGACCCTTGAGTCCACCGTGCCGGGCAGCGACCTGTCGTTCTTCAAGCTCGACTACCGTGGCCAGCTGTTCAAGCCGATCACCAACGACTACACCCTGCGCCTGCACACCGAGCTGGGCTACGGTGACGGTTATGGCAGCACCTCGGGCCTGCCGTTCTACGAGAACTACTTCGCCGGTGGCTTCAACTCCGTGCGTGGCTTCAAGGACAGCAGCCTGGGCCCGCGCAGTACACCGAGCGACGGTACGCGGCCTGGCACCATCAAGGACCCGGACCAGGATCCGTTGCCGTTCGGTGGTAACGTGCTGGTGCAAGGCGGTGTCGAGCTGCTGTTCCCGCTGCCGTTCGTCAAGGACCAGCGCTCGCTGCGCACCTCCGTGTTCTGGGACGTGGGTAACGTGTTCGACACCAATTGCGGCAACCAGCCTGATTGCGAGAAGGTCGGGTTCTCGGGCATGGCCAGTTCGGTCGGCCTGGGCGTGACCTGGATTACTGCACTGGGCCCGTTGAGCTTCAGCCTGGCGATGCCGGTCAAGAAGCCGGACGATGCCGACACGCAGGTGTTCCAATTCTCTCTGGGCCAGACCTTCTGA
- a CDS encoding OmpH family outer membrane protein, producing the protein MRKLTQLAVVAAALVATPAFAEMKVAVLNYQMALLESDAAKKYAVDAEKKFGPQLTKLKSLESSAKGIQDRLIKGGDKMQQQERERLELEFKQKARDFQFQSKELNEAKAVADRDMLKQLKPKLDGAVEEVIKKGGYDLVLERGAVIDVKPQYDITRQVIERMNQAR; encoded by the coding sequence GTGCGTAAGTTGACTCAACTGGCCGTAGTGGCCGCGGCGCTGGTCGCCACCCCGGCTTTCGCCGAAATGAAGGTTGCCGTCCTGAACTATCAGATGGCCCTGCTGGAATCGGACGCCGCCAAGAAATACGCGGTGGATGCCGAGAAGAAGTTCGGCCCGCAACTGACCAAGCTGAAAAGCCTGGAAAGCAGCGCCAAGGGCATCCAGGACCGCCTGATCAAAGGTGGCGACAAGATGCAGCAGCAGGAGCGTGAGCGCCTGGAGCTCGAATTCAAGCAGAAGGCCCGGGACTTCCAGTTCCAGTCCAAGGAACTGAACGAAGCCAAGGCCGTTGCCGACCGCGACATGCTCAAGCAGCTGAAGCCGAAGCTGGATGGCGCTGTCGAGGAAGTGATCAAGAAAGGTGGTTACGACCTGGTCCTCGAGCGTGGTGCGGTCATCGATGTCAAACCTCAGTACGACATCACCCGCCAGGTCATCGAGCGCATGAACCAAGCCCGTTGA
- the lpxD gene encoding UDP-3-O-(3-hydroxymyristoyl)glucosamine N-acyltransferase: protein MTVTMTLGQLAEALGATLKGPEALQITGLATLQEAGPGQLSFLANPQYRKYLDISQAAAVLLKAADAEGFAGNALIVADPYLAYARISHLFDPKPKAVAGIHPSAVVAEDAQVDASASIGPFAVIESGARIGANVSVGAHCVVGARCVIGEGGWLAPRVTLYHDVTIGKRVVIQSGAVIGGEGFGFANEKGVWRKIAQIGGVTIGDDVEIGVNTAVDRGALSDTRIADGVKLDNQIQIAHNVQIGEHTAMAACVGISGSTRIGKHCTIAGGVGMVGHIDVCDNVFVSGMTMVTRSITEPGAYSSGTAMQPLAEWRKSAARIRHLDDMAKRLQQLEKRVDTVTSGGQPTSEG from the coding sequence ATGACCGTGACCATGACGCTAGGCCAGCTGGCCGAGGCCCTCGGCGCTACCCTCAAGGGGCCCGAGGCGCTGCAGATTACCGGGCTGGCCACCTTGCAGGAGGCTGGCCCCGGTCAGTTGAGCTTCCTCGCCAACCCGCAGTACCGCAAATACCTGGACATCAGCCAGGCGGCCGCGGTGCTGCTCAAGGCGGCGGATGCCGAAGGCTTTGCCGGCAATGCCCTGATCGTCGCCGATCCGTACCTCGCCTACGCGCGCATTTCCCACCTGTTCGACCCCAAACCCAAGGCTGTGGCGGGTATTCATCCCAGCGCCGTGGTAGCTGAGGACGCGCAGGTGGATGCCAGCGCCAGCATCGGGCCGTTCGCGGTCATCGAGAGCGGCGCGCGCATCGGCGCCAATGTCAGCGTGGGTGCACACTGCGTGGTCGGTGCCCGTTGCGTGATCGGCGAAGGTGGATGGCTGGCGCCACGGGTGACCTTGTACCATGACGTGACCATCGGCAAGCGCGTGGTCATCCAGTCGGGTGCGGTGATCGGCGGCGAAGGCTTCGGCTTCGCCAACGAGAAGGGCGTGTGGCGCAAGATCGCCCAGATTGGCGGCGTGACCATCGGTGACGACGTGGAAATCGGCGTCAACACTGCGGTCGACCGTGGTGCGTTGTCGGACACGCGCATCGCTGACGGGGTCAAGCTCGACAACCAGATCCAGATCGCCCACAACGTGCAGATCGGTGAGCATACGGCCATGGCCGCCTGCGTCGGCATTTCCGGCAGTACCCGCATCGGCAAGCATTGCACCATTGCCGGCGGTGTCGGCATGGTGGGGCATATCGATGTCTGTGATAACGTTTTCGTGTCTGGAATGACCATGGTGACCCGTTCAATCACCGAACCGGGTGCCTATTCTTCCGGCACTGCCATGCAGCCATTGGCTGAATGGCGCAAGAGCGCCGCGCGTATCCGCCACCTGGACGACATGGCCAAGCGTCTCCAGCAGCTGGAAAAACGCGTCGATACCGTGACCTCAGGTGGCCAGCCGACATCAGAAGGCTGA
- the fabZ gene encoding 3-hydroxyacyl-ACP dehydratase FabZ, which yields MMDINEIREYLPHRYPFLLVDRVTDLDYEAQSIRAYKNVSINEPFFNGHFPAHPIMPGVLIIEAMAQAAGILGFKMLDAKPADGTLYYFVGSDKLRFRQPVLPGDQLVLEAKFLSRKSMIWKFECRALVDGKPVCSAEITCAERSL from the coding sequence ATGATGGACATCAACGAGATTCGCGAATACCTGCCTCACCGTTACCCGTTCCTGCTGGTGGACCGCGTGACGGATCTGGACTACGAGGCCCAGAGCATTCGTGCCTACAAGAATGTCAGCATCAACGAGCCGTTCTTCAATGGCCATTTCCCGGCGCACCCGATCATGCCGGGCGTCCTGATCATCGAAGCCATGGCCCAGGCGGCCGGCATCCTCGGCTTCAAGATGCTGGATGCCAAGCCTGCCGACGGTACCCTGTACTACTTCGTCGGTTCCGACAAACTGCGTTTCCGTCAACCGGTACTGCCGGGTGACCAGCTTGTGCTGGAGGCGAAGTTCCTCAGCCGCAAGAGCATGATCTGGAAGTTCGAGTGCCGTGCGCTGGTCGACGGCAA